The sequence ACTCATCGCCTGCGACTTGCATCGCCCCGCAGCCATCGCCCAGCTCGCCACCCTGGCCGAGCAGGTCGGCGTGCCGGTTTACCAGCCCCAAGCCGGTGAAACCGATGTGCTCAAGGTCGGTCGCGAGGCCGTGGCGTGGTGCGACCAGACCCCTGGCGACGTGCAGATTTACGATACCGCCGGTCGCCAGGATCTCGATGAACCGCTCATAGAGGAACTGCGTCGCTTGAAGGAATTCCTTCAGCCTCAGGAGATTCTGATCGTTTGTGACGCCGCTACTGGCCAGCAGGCGGTCAACGTGGCCGAGAAGTTCCACGCCGCCCTCGGCCTCACGGGCATTATCCTGACCAAGCTCGACGGCGATGCCCGTGGCGGTGCTGCTCTGTCGCTCCGAGAGGTAACCAAGCAGCCGATCAAGTTCGCCGGTGTCGGTGAGAAGATCGAGCAGTTTGAGCAGTTTTACCCCGATCGCCTCGCCGGGCGCATCCTCGGCATGGGCGACGTGGTCAGCCTCGTGGAGAAGGCCGCCGAGGTCATCAACGAGGACGATGCGCGCCGGATGGAGGAGAAACTGCGAAAGGCGAGCTTCGACCTTGAGGACTTCCTCCAGCAGTTCCGGATGCTCAAACGAATGGGCCCCCTGCAAAATGTCCTTGGCATGCTGCCGGGAATGGCTAATTTAAAAGGTTCCTCGATTGACGAAGGTCAGTTGAAACGGGTGGAGGCGATTATTCTCTCCATGACACCGCAGGAGCGAACGCGTCCGGATATCCTGAACGCACGACGCCGCCAGCGGGTAGCCCGTGGCAGCGGCACCACCGTGACCGAGGTAAACAACCTCATCCTGCGTTTCACCCAGATGCGCAAGATGATGAAAAATATGGGCCAGATGAAAAAACTGATGGCCCAGGCCCGGAAGGGCGGAATGCTGGGAATGAACTAAACCGCCCCCGCGGACCAAAAAATAACCATTTAAACCAACAGAGACATCATGGCAGTTGCAATCCGACTCAAGCGCGAAGGCGCCCGCAATCACCCGTATTACAAGATCGTGGTGACCGATCAGCGTAGCCCGCGTGACGGAAAATTCATCGAGATCATCGGCACCTACGACCCGAAAAAAGAGGGTGAGAACTTCTCCCTTTCGCTCGATCGCGCGGAATACTGGGTGGGTGTTGGCGCCCGTCCTTCGCAGACCGTTGGCAGCCTGATCAACAAGGCCCGCAAGAGCAGCACGGTCGCAGCCTAAGCTGCGGCCCTGTCATCGTCGGTCGCATGGAGGAATTCCTGCGCTTCGTCATTGGCAACCTCGTGGAGGCCCCCGAGGCGATCGTCCTTACCAAGACGGAAGCCGAGGACCGGGTGGTCTACCACTTGGCGCTCCGCAAGACCGACGTGCCCAAGATTATCGGCAAGGGTGGTCACACCATCCAGGCCATCCGTACCCTGCTCAGTGCAGCAGGGCACAAGCGTGGCGTGAAAGCCACGCTGGAGATCGTCGAGTGAACCCGCTGTTGGGGGCTTCACTCGCGTTTCTCATTGTCCTTCTCGTCGGCTGCGAGCGCCAGCCGGTGAAAGCACAAAACGTCTTTCCCTCTCCCACGCCGGGAGCCGCCGCCTGCTGCCACTGAGGCACCCTTTTTCCAAGGCTTTCAACAGAAGGAAGCAAAGGGGAAGGAAAGAACCTTCCGTGAGTCATCCTGATGTCTGCGGATAGTTCTGGCAATTCGACCTCTCAGGATACTGCTAAAGTGGTTCGATCGGAGATGATTTGGGAAGGAGAAGGATGCCTGTTTCCCCGGAGGGACTGGTGAGTTCGAGGGCAGTGTCGCTCAGAAGTGCCCAAAAAAATACGTGGCGGTCACGTGTTACGAGGACTCCTTCACAATACAAATCGTAGTCTTGAAAAGAATAAGGGCCTCCTGCCGGTTTCAAATTCAGATGATCGATGAACCATTTTGGCGCTCGGTTCAGTGTTTCGGGGGCGATCTGAATGCCTTTCGCCTCCTCAATGTTGCGAATTTCATACAGCGATTGAGGTTCTACGCTTTTTCCATCCCGGAGAAAGTGGCGTAGATTTTTTTCGGATAACGGGAATGCGGAACCGGTGGCTGGACGAAGATTTGAAGTAAAGGTGAAGAGGTCGCTCTCCTGCGGAGCCTTGGTAAGAGGCGGAGCTTCATTCGCATTCATGGGTGAAGGAACGCTTTTTGCCTCCGAATCCTTTAGGCGAATCAGGCAACTTCGATCACCTATGGAAATGCCAAGGAGATGACGGCTGCATAAAACCCAGTGGTACGGAGTTCCGTCCCTGGTGAAGAAATAACCCGTACACCAACTGTCATCGGACGCATTCTCGATGGCAGCTGGATCGGGTTCGATCACGCCATCCTTAAGAAAGCGCAAGAACTCCTCTCGGGGGAGGATTTTGGATGATCCGTACGGCGGATCGGAAGCGAAGGCAAAGAGGTCGTCGGGGGAGGGAATCTTATCGAGCGGCGGGCCGGACGCCCAACTATTGGGGCGGGCGGACGAGACGGAGAGAAGGAGGCAGGCAAAAAGCGAAAGGGGGATTCGCATGGCGGGACCGTATCAAGATTCCAAGATTTTTTCCAAGCTAGAGGATTCAGGACGTCTCGCTGGGTGGCTGAAAGCCTCTGTCCGGGATGGCTACTCATGCAGCCCGATCCTATGTTTCCTTCTGTTGAAAGCCTTCTGGTCTTCCGTCAGTCCTGCGGTTTCGGCGTGAGGGTCTGGGGGAAATGTTCTGTCAGGGCGTCGAGGACGCGCTCGATGGGGAGGCCGATGACGTTGCTCATCAGGCCTTCGATGCAGGTGATGAGGCGACCGTTGTCCTCCTGGGCGGCGTAGGCCCCGGCTTTATCCAGGGTATGGACGGTGGCGAGGTAGTCGTCGAGATCGACGTCCTCCAACGGGCGAAACTGCACGCGGGTAGCTTCGAGAAAACGGCACACGCGATTGCTT comes from Terrimicrobium sacchariphilum and encodes:
- a CDS encoding KH domain-containing protein, whose translation is MEEFLRFVIGNLVEAPEAIVLTKTEAEDRVVYHLALRKTDVPKIIGKGGHTIQAIRTLLSAAGHKRGVKATLEIVE
- the ffh gene encoding signal recognition particle protein produces the protein MFSRLSDKLQDVFKDLRGHGRISEKNITDALRDVRMALLDADVHFQVAKDFIARVKDKAMGEEVLRSVTPGQQIVKIFHDELTTLLGGDAAPLNLTKPARILVVGLNGAGKTTSSAKLARLLKSQGRAPQLIACDLHRPAAIAQLATLAEQVGVPVYQPQAGETDVLKVGREAVAWCDQTPGDVQIYDTAGRQDLDEPLIEELRRLKEFLQPQEILIVCDAATGQQAVNVAEKFHAALGLTGIILTKLDGDARGGAALSLREVTKQPIKFAGVGEKIEQFEQFYPDRLAGRILGMGDVVSLVEKAAEVINEDDARRMEEKLRKASFDLEDFLQQFRMLKRMGPLQNVLGMLPGMANLKGSSIDEGQLKRVEAIILSMTPQERTRPDILNARRRQRVARGSGTTVTEVNNLILRFTQMRKMMKNMGQMKKLMAQARKGGMLGMN
- the rpsP gene encoding 30S ribosomal protein S16, whose product is MAVAIRLKREGARNHPYYKIVVTDQRSPRDGKFIEIIGTYDPKKEGENFSLSLDRAEYWVGVGARPSQTVGSLINKARKSSTVAA